From Halarcobacter mediterraneus:
TGTAATAAATATTTCTTAAAATTTTAGATTCAAGGAGTATAAATGATAGATGTTCAAAAAGAGATAGCAAAGAAGTTTCCAAATATAAATAAAAACCCAAATTTCTTAAGAAAATCTTTAATTAACATTGCTAAAAAAGTAGTACATGAAAACTCAATAAATGAGTTTTTAACAAAACATTCTCACTTAAAAGGTTTTGAATTTGTTGATGCAGTATTAGATTATTTTAATTTTGACTATACAGTATCAAGTAATGATATTCAGAATATTCCTAGTTCAGGAAAAGTAGTGATTATTGCAAATCATCCTTTAGGTGGATTAGATGCACTTTCTTTATTAAAGTTAGTATCAACAGTAAGAACTGATGTAAAAATTGTTGCAAATGATTTTCTAGTTGGTATTGAAGCCTTAAAATCTTTATTTATCCCTATAGATAATTATAAAATGAGACAATCAAAGAAAGATATTCAAGCAGTTTATGAAGCCTTAAACAATGAAGAAGCAATTATTATTTTCCCAGCAGGAGAAGTAAGCCGAGCGAGTGCAAAAGGAATTAAAGATCCAGTATGGAATAAAGGATTTTTAAATTTTGCACTTAATACAAATGCTCCTATTTTACCAATATTTATTGGTGGTAAAAATTCAAAAACATTTTATACTATGTCTGTAATCAATAAAACTTTCTCAACACTTTTATTATCCCATGAAATGTTTAAGAAAAAAGCAACAAATATAAATATTAAAATTGGGGAAATAATTCCAAATGAAAATATTAAACCAAAAGGTTTAGAAAAAAAGTATTTAGTGAATTTATACAAAAAACATTTATATGCATTAAAAAAAGGTAAAAAATCTTTCTTTGAAACTCAAAAAGCAATTGCACATCCTCAAAAAAGAGATGATTTAATAAAAGAGTTAAAAAAATCTAAACTTATTGGAGAAACAAAAGATGGTAAAAAAATCTTTCTTTATGATTATGAAGAAGACTCAATTGTATTAAAAGAGTTAGGAAGATTAAGAGAGTTATCTTTTAGAAAAGTTGGAGAAGGAATAAATAAAAAAAGAGATACAGATAAATACGATATCTATTATCAGCATATTATTTTATGGGATGAAAATGATTTAGAAATTGTAGGTTCTTATAGAATTGGAAATGGTAAGTTTATAAATGAGCATTTAGGAGTAAAAGGCTTTTACTCTAATTCTTTATTTAAATACAAAAATAGTTTTACACCATATTTAAATGATTCTATTGAATTAGGAAGAAGCTTTGTTCAACCAAAATACTGGGGGACTAGAGCTTTAGACTATCTTTGGTATGGAATTGGTGCTTATTTAAAAAATCATCCTGAGATTAAATATATGTTCGGACCTGTATCTATTTCAGGGAGTTTCCCTAGTGCGGCAAAAGATTTGATAATTTTCTACTATTCTCACTATTTTTCTTCTAAAGAACAAATGATTGAAGCAAAAATCCCATATCAATACTCTTCTCATATTCAAGACTTAAAAGAGATATTTAACTCAAATGACAAAAAAGAAGACTTTAAAACCTTAAAATCAACTCTAAATAATATAAACACAGCAGTACCAACACTATTTAAACAATATGCTGATATATGTGAAGAAGGTGGAGTAAAGTTTTTAAGCTTTAATGTGGACCCAAACTTTTCAAATTGTGTTGATGGGTTTATTCTTGTAGATGTAAATAAAATAAAAAATAGTGCTAGAAAAAGATATATAGATAAAGATTAACTTCTATATATCTTTAATTATATTTTTTTATTTTTCCTGTTATTATAAATTCTGCACCATTTTTATATTGATAAGATACTGTTCCAAATAATTGGTGACTTACAATAGTATTAATAAGTTTTAATCCTAAAGTTGTTTCAGATACTTGTGAAAACTCTTTGTCCAAACCTTTTCCATTATCTTTAACGACAAGATTTAAAATATTTTCTTCTTTTGTTAACCTAATTTTCAATTTTTCATTTTCTTGACCTTTAAATCCATATTTAAAAGCATTTGTAACAAGTTCATTTAAAATTATTCCATAAGGCATAGCTGTCTCAATATTTAAATCAATATCATCAACTTTAATATCTATTAAAACTCTATTTTCAATATCATAACTTCTTGAAATAGTTTTAACTAAATCTATTACATATTTTCTAAATGGTATGTCATTTAAATTTGTAGATTCATACAATTTTCTATGAAGAAGTTCCATAGTATATATTCTTTCTTTAATATCTACTAAAACCTTTTTTACTCTTTTATCATCTACATCTTCTTCTTGAAGTTCAATTAAGCTGATTGTTAGTGCTAAATTATTCTTTACTCTATGGTGTATCTCTTTTAATAAAATCTCTTTTTCTTCTAAAGATTTTGAAATTTCTTTCGTTTTTTCTTCAACTTTTTTATCTAAGGTCTCGATACTATTTTCAAAAAAGTCAAGCATGGAGTCAAAAGATTTTCCTAATACTCCAATATCATCATCTCCTCGAACACTACTTCTTATATTCTTTTTTCCTTGATTCACTAAAAGTGCTGTTTTTGTTAAAGTATCGATATTCTTTAAAATTCTTCTAAAAAGTAGTATTAAAAGAATAAAACTAATCCCAATAGCTATTAAAGATTCAGGAAGTAAAAACAATAATTTTGCTTTATTCTTCTTTTCAATCTCTTGCTTATCAATAGTATATATTATAAAAAAAGGTCTTTTAGGATTTCCACTTAAATTAATTATCCAAGTTAAAACATCTTTTAAATTCAATTTGTGAGATATAGGTTTATTACTTTTTGAAACCTCAAATACTTCTTTTGTAGTCAAGTTTCCTGTAGAAATATTTCTTATATTTGATAGCATACTAACATTATATTTTTCTTTTCTTTTTTCTTTGTCTTCTTCGTAAAAAATTGAATTATCATTTTTATCTAAATTGGGATTTATCCAAACAAAAGTAGTTTTTGTATTAGAAAGTTCTGAATCAATAATTAAATCTACATGAATATGTTCTTTTAAACTTATTTCAAAAGGCATATGCCCTGGATTTAAATCCCTTGTACTACAGGCTATACTTAATAATATATTTTTTATTTTATAATTAAAAAAATAATAGGGCTTAACTCTATAATCTTTTAAACTATTTATATAAACTTCTTTTTTTTGCCATTTGTTTAAAAGCTTATTGTTATTAAAAGAAAAAAAATCATCTTTTTTTATTTCTTTTATATTCAAGTCATTTGAAGATAGTTTATATGAACACCGTTTTAAAAATTCAGAATTTTTAAAAAAGTTAATAACTTTATCACTTGAAATATTTTTTTGTAAAGCTAACTCTTTTATTTCATTTTCAATTTTTGTTTTAGATAACTCTATTTCAAGTTCTCTTTGCATTTTTAAAGATTTACCAATTATCTTGATTTTTTCTTGTAAAAGCATTAATGATTTTGTGATGTATTCTATCTCATTATCTAAAGCTCTTTTCTCAATTTTAGGAACTGATAGAAAGGTTCTAATCAACATAAATACTAATAAAAATATCAAAAAAGATAAAATTACTTTTGTCGAAAATGAATACTGATTTATACTAAAAAGTTTAAGAATTCTTTTCAAAAATTACTATCCTATATCCTTCTTCATATAAGTTTTCAAAGGGATTTATTCCAATTTTATTTTTAAGTCTATAAATAAGAGACCTTAATTTTGCTAAATCATAAACATCTTCTCTCCAAATAAAATTAAAAATAGAAGTAAAACTCATGACTTTTCCAGGTTCATTTGTTAAAATTTCAAATAGTTTTTTTTCATTTTTTGTTAATTTAATCATTTTTTCATTAACAAAAAGTTCACAAGTTGTTTTGTTATACACTATACTTTCAGAAAGATACAAAAACTTATCTTTTTTCTTATGAAAAAGTTTCTTATTTTTAAAAAAGAACTGATGTTTGTGCATAGCTGTATTTATTGCTACTTTTAGTTCTTCTTCTCTGCAAGGTTTGATTAAATATGCATAAGGTTCAGCATCCATAGCTTCATTTAGAATTTTATCATTATAATATGAAGTTAAAAATATAATTGGTATTTGAAAATTTTTCCAAATGTAATTTGCTACGTCAATTCCTGTTTTTGAAGCATTTAAATTTATATCAACAATTGCAATATCTGGATAATTGTTTTGAACATGAAGTATAGCATTATCTGGTGTTGAAGCAATACCACTTACACCTAAACCCATTTTTTTTAGTTTAACTTCCATAGCCATAGCTAAAATAGGTTCATCTTCTACAATAAGTACATCAAATGTTTTATTAGCAATTAAATTATTTGACAAATTGTTACCTTGTATATTTTTTTGATAATAGTACTCAATATTGTGTTAAAGTTTTCTTTAAAAATCATTATTCCATCATTTATTTTATTTATAATACTCTCATAAAATTTTCTTTTAAAGTAATATTTTAAATTATATTAATATAGCATTAATATTAATATATTAGAATTTTGTCCATTAAGTAGGAGTTATAATGAGTATTGTCTTTAAATCAATTTTTATTTTTTTTATTTCTATATTATTTATTGCTTGTAGTACGAAAAGACTTGATACTAATATAAAATATCCAAAACTTCCAAAGAATTTCAATCAAAAAGATATATTAATTGAAGAGAAATGGATAAAAACACTTAAAGATAAACAACTTTTAGAAATAATAAATAAAGCTTTAAATAATAATTATGAATTAAAACAATTATCCTATGATATAAAAATAAAAGAGCAAGAACTAATCTCTTCAAATAGTCTATTATTTCCAAGTATTGACTTAAATGCAAGTAGTTCAAAAGATGGAGACTTTAAAGGAGACAATAATCCAAGTTCTTCAAAAGTTTCTTTAGATTTTCAGTATGAAGTTGATTTATGGAATAAACTTTCAGATTCAAGTAAAGCAAGTAATATGAATCTCCTTGAAACAAAAGCATTATATAAAGAAGCTAAGCAACAACTTATTACAGATGTAACATTATTATATTATGAAATTATAGAATCAAATAGATTACTTGATTTATATAAGAAGAATTTAAAAACAGCAGAAAACTATTATGAGCTAACCCTTTCTAGATATAAACAGGGAATAAGTGAAGCATTAGATACTTTATTAGCTAAAAATAGTATTTATTCTCAACAATCAAAAATCACAGATATTAAAAATGTAAAAGCCCAAGCAATTTATAAATTAGAACAACTCTTAGGCGAATATCCAAAAGGCAAGCTTGATATCAATAAAAACTTACCAATACTTAATGAAAATATTAAACTTGGTATACCTTCTGAAATAATTGAAAGAAAGTCTTCTATAGTCGCTTCCTGGAATGCTTTATTATCAAAAGATTTCACACTTGCATATACCCATAAACAAAGGCTACCTAGCTTAAATATATCTGCTTCTATTGAGAATATTAAAAATGATGGTTTACCTTCTACTTGGTCTTTAATTTCAGGATTAACTGCTCCTATTTTCAATGCAGGAGAGTTAAAAGCAAAAGAAAAAATTGCATACTTTGAACTAAAAAAAGCTGAATTTGAGTATTTAAATACTATTTATAGTTCTTTTGTTGAAATTGAAAATTTCATTGAAGAAGAAAAAAATCTAAAAGATGAATTTGAGATTCTAAAAAATTCAAATATAAATGCTCAAAAAGCTCTTTCTTTATCTTTTAATCAATACTTAAAAGGATTAGTGGAGTATACAACTGTTTTGAACTTACAAGAAAGCCTTTATGAAACACAAGCATCATTAATACAAATAAAAAAATCACTTATTGAAAATAAAATAAATCTTCACAAAGCATTAGGTGGAGATTTTTTGTCTAAAGAAGAATCTAAGGAGTAAAAAATTATGAAAAAATCTTTAAAACTATTAATACCCTTTATTATAATTATATTAACAATTCTTATAGTATATATAATATTTACAAATCCACCAAAAGCAAGAACCCAAACTCCTAAAAATTCAAAAGTAGAAGTTGAAATACAAAAACTTAAGTACAAAAACTTTCTAGTTAAACTTGATAGTTTTGGAACAGCACAAGCTGAAACACAAAGTACTTTAAGTTCGCAAGTTTCAGGTAAAATTATTTATGTAAATGAAAATTTTAAAAATGGAGGTTTCTTTAAAAATAAAGAACTTTTAGTTCAAATTGAAGATACTGATTATAAAGCAGATGTAAAAATAGCACAGGCTGAACTTTTATTAGCTAAACAAGCTTTATTGGAAGAAGAAGCAAAAGCTAAACAAGCAAAAGAAGATTGGGAAAAATTTAATATAAATGAAGAACCAAATAGTTTAGTATTAAGAATTCCTCAACTTGAATCAGCAAAAGCAAATGTAATTGCAGCACAAGCTAATTTAGAAAAAGCAAAACTAAATTTACAAAGAACTAAAATTCTTGCTCCTTATAAAGGAAGAGTTATTGAAAAAAATATTTCAATCGCTCAAGTAATAGCAAATAATGAACAAATAGGAACTATCTTTTCAAATTCTGCCATAGAAATTAGACTACCAATAAAAAATAAAGATTTAAAATTGATAGATATTAATAAAAATAATAAAGTAGTTTTTATATCTGAAACTTCGAAAGAACAATACAATGGAAAAATTGTAAGAAGTGAAAGTACAATAGATTCAAATACTAAACAATTATATTTAATAGCTAAAATAAAAGATAATAATGAAAAAATAAAAATTGGAGAATATCTATCAGCAAAAATTGAAGCAAAAGAACTAAAAAATGTAATTATTATTCCTAATGATTCTATTTATCAAAGTTCTTATGTATATTTAGAAAAAAATGGTATGTTACTTAGAAAAGATATTGAAATACTTTGGCAAGATGATAAAAATAGTTTGATTCAAAAAGGTTTAAAACAAGGAGATCATCTAGTTTTAACCACCTTAGGACAAGTTAGTTCAGGAACAAAAGTAAAAGTACTAAATCAAAAAGGCGAAAAATAATGATTGCTTGGTTTGCAAAAAATAGTGTCGCAGCAAACCTACTTATGGTTACAATTGTTGTATTTGGACTATTCTCTTTATTTAAATTAATTCCTTTAGAAATATTCCCTTCTTTTGAAAAAGATGAAGTAACTATAAATATGACATTAAAAGGTGCTACACCCGAGGATGTTGAACAAGGTCTTACAATTAGGATAGAGGAGTCTATTGCTGATTTGGAAGGAATTAAACAAATAAAAAGTACTTCATCTGAAGGAAAAGCCACAGTAAATGCAGAAATTGCAAAAGGTTATGACCCTAAAGATTTATTAGCAGAAATTAAAAATAGAGTTGATGCAATAAATACCTTTCCTGAAGATGCAGAAAAAGCTATTATTGAAAAAACCCTTAGAAAAAGAGAAGTTATAGTTGTAACACTTTCAAGTGATTATGAAGAAAAAGAAATAAGAGAATATGCTCAAGATATTAGAGATAACATTGTACAACTACCTGGAGTTACACAAGCTGAATTAAGTGGAGTAAGAGACTATGAAATTAGTGTAGAAGTTTCTCAAGATACTTTATTACAATATGATTTAACTATAAATGATATTTCTGAAGCTATTTCAAATTCAAGTATTGATTTATCAGCAGGAAACTTAAAAACTACTGGTGGAGATATTTTAGTAAGACTAAAAGGTCAAGCTTATACAAAAGATGAATTTGAATCAATTATTGTGAAAACAAATAGTGATGGTTCAATAATTAGATTAAAAGATATTGCCACTATCATTGATGGCTTTGAAGAAACTCCTCTTAGAAGTAGACTAAATGGTAAAAACTCTGTTTTTATTGATGTTTATCGTGTAGGAAATGAAAGTGCTATTGAAGTAGCAGATACAGTAAAAAGATTTATAGAAGAAAAACAACTATCTCTACCTTATGGCTTTGAACTTAGCTATTGGGATGATGATTCCTTGATTGTAAAAAATAGATTATCAATTTTATTAAGTAATGCTGTACAAGGAAGTATTTTAATTATAGTTTTATTAACCCTATTTTTAAGACCTGCCATTGCATTTTGGGTCTTCTTAGGAATTCCAGTATCTTTTGCTGGAGCTTTTTTTATAATGCCTGTATTTGATGTAACTTTAAATACTTTAAGCCTTTTTGGCTTTATTTTAGTTCTAGGTATAGTTGTTGATGATGCAATTGTTACAGGAGAAAATATCTATACCCATTTAAAAAATTCTGAATCAGGAGAAATGGCTGCAATTCAAGGAACTAAAGAAATTGC
This genomic window contains:
- a CDS encoding response regulator; this encodes MSNNLIANKTFDVLIVEDEPILAMAMEVKLKKMGLGVSGIASTPDNAILHVQNNYPDIAIVDINLNASKTGIDVANYIWKNFQIPIIFLTSYYNDKILNEAMDAEPYAYLIKPCREEELKVAINTAMHKHQFFFKNKKLFHKKKDKFLYLSESIVYNKTTCELFVNEKMIKLTKNEKKLFEILTNEPGKVMSFTSIFNFIWREDVYDLAKLRSLIYRLKNKIGINPFENLYEEGYRIVIFEKNS
- a CDS encoding histidine kinase dimerization/phosphoacceptor domain -containing protein codes for the protein MKRILKLFSINQYSFSTKVILSFLIFLLVFMLIRTFLSVPKIEKRALDNEIEYITKSLMLLQEKIKIIGKSLKMQRELEIELSKTKIENEIKELALQKNISSDKVINFFKNSEFLKRCSYKLSSNDLNIKEIKKDDFFSFNNNKLLNKWQKKEVYINSLKDYRVKPYYFFNYKIKNILLSIACSTRDLNPGHMPFEISLKEHIHVDLIIDSELSNTKTTFVWINPNLDKNDNSIFYEEDKEKRKEKYNVSMLSNIRNISTGNLTTKEVFEVSKSNKPISHKLNLKDVLTWIINLSGNPKRPFFIIYTIDKQEIEKKNKAKLLFLLPESLIAIGISFILLILLFRRILKNIDTLTKTALLVNQGKKNIRSSVRGDDDIGVLGKSFDSMLDFFENSIETLDKKVEEKTKEISKSLEEKEILLKEIHHRVKNNLALTISLIELQEEDVDDKRVKKVLVDIKERIYTMELLHRKLYESTNLNDIPFRKYVIDLVKTISRSYDIENRVLIDIKVDDIDLNIETAMPYGIILNELVTNAFKYGFKGQENEKLKIRLTKEENILNLVVKDNGKGLDKEFSQVSETTLGLKLINTIVSHQLFGTVSYQYKNGAEFIITGKIKKYN
- a CDS encoding TolC family protein; amino-acid sequence: MSIVFKSIFIFFISILFIACSTKRLDTNIKYPKLPKNFNQKDILIEEKWIKTLKDKQLLEIINKALNNNYELKQLSYDIKIKEQELISSNSLLFPSIDLNASSSKDGDFKGDNNPSSSKVSLDFQYEVDLWNKLSDSSKASNMNLLETKALYKEAKQQLITDVTLLYYEIIESNRLLDLYKKNLKTAENYYELTLSRYKQGISEALDTLLAKNSIYSQQSKITDIKNVKAQAIYKLEQLLGEYPKGKLDINKNLPILNENIKLGIPSEIIERKSSIVASWNALLSKDFTLAYTHKQRLPSLNISASIENIKNDGLPSTWSLISGLTAPIFNAGELKAKEKIAYFELKKAEFEYLNTIYSSFVEIENFIEEEKNLKDEFEILKNSNINAQKALSLSFNQYLKGLVEYTTVLNLQESLYETQASLIQIKKSLIENKINLHKALGGDFLSKEESKE
- a CDS encoding GNAT family N-acyltransferase, giving the protein MIDVQKEIAKKFPNINKNPNFLRKSLINIAKKVVHENSINEFLTKHSHLKGFEFVDAVLDYFNFDYTVSSNDIQNIPSSGKVVIIANHPLGGLDALSLLKLVSTVRTDVKIVANDFLVGIEALKSLFIPIDNYKMRQSKKDIQAVYEALNNEEAIIIFPAGEVSRASAKGIKDPVWNKGFLNFALNTNAPILPIFIGGKNSKTFYTMSVINKTFSTLLLSHEMFKKKATNINIKIGEIIPNENIKPKGLEKKYLVNLYKKHLYALKKGKKSFFETQKAIAHPQKRDDLIKELKKSKLIGETKDGKKIFLYDYEEDSIVLKELGRLRELSFRKVGEGINKKRDTDKYDIYYQHIILWDENDLEIVGSYRIGNGKFINEHLGVKGFYSNSLFKYKNSFTPYLNDSIELGRSFVQPKYWGTRALDYLWYGIGAYLKNHPEIKYMFGPVSISGSFPSAAKDLIIFYYSHYFSSKEQMIEAKIPYQYSSHIQDLKEIFNSNDKKEDFKTLKSTLNNINTAVPTLFKQYADICEEGGVKFLSFNVDPNFSNCVDGFILVDVNKIKNSARKRYIDKD
- a CDS encoding efflux RND transporter periplasmic adaptor subunit; translation: MKKSLKLLIPFIIIILTILIVYIIFTNPPKARTQTPKNSKVEVEIQKLKYKNFLVKLDSFGTAQAETQSTLSSQVSGKIIYVNENFKNGGFFKNKELLVQIEDTDYKADVKIAQAELLLAKQALLEEEAKAKQAKEDWEKFNINEEPNSLVLRIPQLESAKANVIAAQANLEKAKLNLQRTKILAPYKGRVIEKNISIAQVIANNEQIGTIFSNSAIEIRLPIKNKDLKLIDINKNNKVVFISETSKEQYNGKIVRSESTIDSNTKQLYLIAKIKDNNEKIKIGEYLSAKIEAKELKNVIIIPNDSIYQSSYVYLEKNGMLLRKDIEILWQDDKNSLIQKGLKQGDHLVLTTLGQVSSGTKVKVLNQKGEK